A region of Geobacillus sp. 46C-IIa DNA encodes the following proteins:
- the menE gene encoding o-succinylbenzoate--CoA ligase: MNMGIGRWLAKYSDRFPEKIALIYKDKRFSYSELNQRINRLSQAFLHLGVRKGDRVLSLLFNTNELLETMFACAKIGAIFVPINTRLSIDEVEYIVRDASGRVFVYDVRLEGVAKEIRKRVDHIQHYICVGQSNQEMTLLYETLLSSFPAEELSFEIKLGDVHMIMYTSGTTGKPKGAMLTHGNTQWNAINCINFLSIEERDITYTVAPMFHIGGMNIFTTPTLYKGGTVVLDDKFDPKITLETIEKEKITTLFLVPAMWLAIMQYPNFEDYNIRSLRLSVCGGAPCPLTVIEFFQKKGVLFYEGFGLTETSPFVSVLDDRNSIRKSGSVGKTPIHTEIRIVDSMDQDVPIGEVGELLVKGPNVFAGYWNNSEATQEAIKNGWFYTGDLAKMDEEGFLYIVDRKKDMIISGGENIYPVEVEQVIFRMPNVKEVAVVGVADEKWGESVKAYIVLSDATKTMTLEDVQRFCDGKLARYKIPKHIEIIDQLPRNATGKVLKNVLRQWKKEKGKV, translated from the coding sequence ATGAACATGGGGATTGGTAGGTGGCTGGCAAAGTACAGTGATAGATTCCCGGAAAAAATAGCCTTGATTTATAAGGATAAGCGTTTTTCTTATAGTGAACTAAATCAACGCATCAATCGTTTATCTCAAGCATTTCTACATCTAGGAGTTAGAAAAGGGGATAGAGTGTTATCCCTTCTTTTCAATACAAACGAACTACTAGAAACGATGTTCGCCTGTGCCAAAATTGGGGCTATTTTTGTCCCGATTAATACTCGACTAAGCATCGATGAGGTAGAATATATCGTTCGTGATGCGAGTGGCCGCGTGTTCGTTTACGATGTACGGTTAGAAGGGGTTGCCAAGGAGATTCGAAAGCGAGTGGATCATATCCAACATTATATTTGTGTGGGGCAAAGTAACCAAGAGATGACGCTTTTATATGAAACATTACTATCTTCTTTTCCTGCAGAAGAGCTGTCATTTGAAATTAAGCTGGGAGATGTCCATATGATCATGTACACATCTGGGACAACGGGGAAACCGAAAGGAGCGATGCTAACACACGGAAATACACAGTGGAATGCGATCAATTGCATTAATTTCTTGTCTATTGAAGAAAGAGACATTACTTATACAGTTGCCCCAATGTTTCATATTGGCGGAATGAATATTTTTACCACACCTACTCTGTACAAGGGGGGAACTGTTGTTTTAGATGATAAGTTTGATCCAAAGATTACTTTAGAAACAATTGAAAAGGAAAAAATTACAACACTATTTCTTGTGCCTGCGATGTGGCTGGCAATTATGCAATACCCAAACTTTGAAGATTATAACATTCGTTCCTTAAGGCTGAGTGTGTGCGGGGGAGCTCCCTGCCCACTGACGGTGATCGAATTTTTTCAGAAAAAGGGAGTTCTTTTCTACGAGGGGTTCGGTTTAACAGAAACGTCACCGTTTGTGAGTGTACTGGATGATCGAAACAGTATTCGCAAGAGCGGCTCAGTCGGAAAAACGCCGATTCATACTGAGATTCGCATTGTTGATTCAATGGATCAAGACGTGCCCATTGGTGAAGTTGGTGAGTTGCTCGTAAAAGGTCCTAATGTTTTCGCGGGGTATTGGAATAATTCCGAGGCGACACAGGAGGCGATCAAAAACGGGTGGTTTTATACCGGTGATTTGGCAAAAATGGACGAAGAAGGGTTTCTGTATATTGTTGACCGCAAAAAAGATATGATTATCAGCGGTGGAGAGAATATTTATCCTGTTGAGGTAGAACAAGTGATATTTCGTATGCCAAATGTAAAAGAAGTTGCTGTTGTTGGGGTCGCTGATGAAAAGTGGGGGGAATCGGTAAAGGCATATATTGTTCTATCAGATGCGACGAAAACAATGACTTTAGAAGACGTACAACGATTCTGTGATGGGAAACTCGCAAGGTATAAAATTCCGAAACATATCGAGATCATTGATCAATTGCCGAGAAATGCCACTGGAAAAGTATTAAAAAACGTATTACGTCAGTGGAAAAAAGAAAAAGGGAAGGTGTAA
- a CDS encoding MaoC/PaaZ C-terminal domain-containing protein: MFTKYFNDYKIGETWRSKGRTITEADIVNFASLSGDWYPLHTDAEYAKQTPFQQRIAHGLLVLSVASGLLLFEPGIVVAFYGMEHLRFVKPTFIGDTLHVEMTVVNLEDRGDGTGIVAAHQEVKKQMGETVAISVVKVLLNKYGK; the protein is encoded by the coding sequence TTGTTTACTAAATATTTTAATGATTACAAAATCGGGGAAACTTGGCGATCAAAAGGACGGACGATTACAGAAGCGGATATCGTCAATTTCGCCTCTTTGAGCGGCGATTGGTATCCGCTTCATACCGATGCCGAGTATGCGAAGCAAACGCCATTTCAACAAAGGATCGCACATGGCCTACTCGTTCTTTCCGTTGCTTCAGGATTGCTCTTGTTTGAGCCGGGTATTGTCGTCGCCTTTTACGGGATGGAACATTTGCGATTTGTGAAACCGACTTTTATCGGAGACACCCTTCATGTAGAAATGACGGTGGTGAACCTTGAGGATAGGGGGGACGGAACGGGGATTGTTGCGGCACATCAGGAAGTAAAGAAACAAATGGGTGAGACAGTAGCCATTTCCGTCGTTAAAGTTCTCTTAAATAAGTACGGAAAATAG